In the Bacillus sp. FJAT-42376 genome, GGAACTACCAGTTGGTTAGAGCTGCTTTGTCTGCTTTGTGCCATGTGTTCTCACCTCCTTGTGAATATAGAGTGTGTAATAACACATGGCTTCATTCTTTAAATCTTCCTGGTAATTGTTAGTAAAATACAGGACTGGTAAAGAAGCTTAAAGCAGACTGTTTAAATCCGCATCTTCTTCCATTCTTTTTTGATCAAAAAGAATCGTTTCCGTTTTTTCTACAGCTGCTTCCGTAAGGCTCTCAAAGTCTACAAAGCTTTCGTACCTGTTCGCTTTGTCAAGCTTCGGTCTTGTTTTCGGAGCCGATGGCGAAAAGATGGTGCAGCAATCTTCATATGGGCGAATGGAGATCTCATACGTCCCGATCTCCTTGGCCATCTTAATGATTTCAGGTTTATCATAGGAAATGAGGGGTCTGATTACAGGTGTGCTTGTTACATCATTAATGGCATACATGCTTTCAAGCGTCTGGCTCGCTACCTGGCCAAGACTTTCACCCGTCACGATCGCAAGACCGCTGTTCTTCACACGAAGCTGATCTGTAATGCGGAGCATCATCCTCCGTGTGGATGTCATCGTATAGTTTTCGGGCACCTGCTGCTGAATTTGTTCCTGAATCGCCGTAAACGGAACGATGTGAAGCTTTATTTTTCCTCCGTACATGGAAAGCTGCTCGACTAGATCGACTACTTTTTGCTTCGCACGTTCACTTGTATAGGGTGGACTGAAGAAGTGAACAGCTTCAAGTTCAACCCCTTTTTTCATCGTCATATAAGCTGCTACAGGGCTATCCAGGCCTCCGGAAAGCATAAGCATTGCCTTTCCGCTTATTCCTGCCGGAAGACCTCCGGGACCAAATGTATCCTGGAACATGATGTATGTCCCTTCAGCTCTCACTTCCACTTTGATCTCATGGTCCGGATTTTTTACATTAACCGTTAAACCTTCTGTATTCGAAAGAATATAGCCGCCGATTACCCCATTCAGTACGTCAGACGGTACAGAAAAGGTTTTATCTGCCCGTCGCGCACTGATTTTAAACGTATCTCCCGGTTTAAATACCGATTTGATGGCTTCCAGAGCCGTCTGCTTAATTTCTTCCACTTCGCTTTCGCACTTGGCTGCAAGGCTGAAAGAATGAATCCCGAAAATTTTGGTCAGCCTTGATGATATTTCTTGATGAGGCTCGCCATTTAATTTAACAAAGATTCGGTCCCGGTTCGATTGAAACCGGAGAGCCGGGAAATCCTTTAAAACTTCCTTCATATTTCTTCTTAGACGGTCAACAAATTTGCTGCGGTTTTTCCCCTTAGTGGAAATTTCACCAAACCGTACGAGTATATGTTCAAATTGCATCGCTTTTTACCTCTTCATTTTCATAATATATGGAATTGCCTGTTCCAAAGAAGCGAACAGCTTTTCCAGTTTTGAATCATCCGTATTCATTGCCAGGCTGATCCGTATGCCGCTTAAGGCAGCATCCTTGCTTTTATTCATAGCAAGGAGGGTTGGACTCGGCAAACTTTTTCTTGAGGAACACGCTGAAGTGGTGGAAACAAATATATCTTTTTCTTCAAGCATGTGTACGAGAACCTCAGATTTAATACCGGGAACAGAGAAATGAATAATATGAGGCGCAGATTGTTCAAGAGGGGTATTGATTTCGACCCCGTTGATTTCACGCAGCCTATTTAGAATTTGTCTCTTCGTCTCCTCCACAGCAGGTCCATGCTTTCTGAAATCCTCCATAGACATACGCAGTGCTTTTGCAGCCGCTGCTATTCCTGCCACACTCTCAGTACCGGATCTAAGCTGATTTTCCTGGTCTCCTCCTGACAAAAGCGGAGTAAGGCGCAGCCCTTTTTTTATAAAAAGGATCCCCGTTCCTTTAAGTCCATGAAATTTATGGGCAGAAAGTGTGCATAAATCAATGCCCGGGTGACTTAGATCCAGCGGCACCTTCGCAGCGCCCTGAACATGATCTGTATGAAAGGTGACATTCGGATAATCCTTTAATATATTTGCGATTTCCTGTATCGGCTGGATGGTTCCTACTTCATTATTCACATGCATAATGGAGACGAGAATCGTATCTTCTTTCAGTTCACGCTTCAGCTGTTCCGGAGAGACTCTTCCATTTTCATCTACTGGAAGAATAGTAAGCTGAAAGCCAAAATCTTTTTCAAGCTGCAAACAGGATTCCATGACAGAAGGATGTTCAACAGCTGAAGTGATAATGTGCTTTCCTCTTTGTTTTTTTGAAAATGCCGTTCCTTTTATAGCCAGGTTATTGGCTTCTGTACCTCCAGATGTAAATACAATTTCTTCTTCCCTTACATGCAGGAGATTGGCCGTCTGCTTCCTTGCCTGTCTTAAAAGGTGTTCAGCCTGGCTTCCCAGCTTGTGCAGGGAAGAAGGATTTGCAAAAAACTCTTTCGTAATTTTTATATAGGATTCCATTACTTCTGGATAGGGTTCGGTCGTGGCACTGTTGTCTAAATATAGCATTTTCATTCCTCCAAGAATAAATGCACACATCGTAATATGTTACCATATTGGCTACAATAATGAAATGGAGAAATATATGCGTTGACCTGGTTAATTTTTTGAATATAATTAAAATTGAAACAGTTGAACAATTCGACATTTTTTATAAAGCTGTGTTACGATCTTACCGGTATGTATCGTCGGAATCAGGAGGCTGAACATGAAACAAGGTTTGTCATCAAAAGAAACATTTGTCGTCGGGCTAATGCTATTTGCCCTCTTTTTCGGAGGAGGAAATATGATTTTCCCGCCTTCGCTGGGACAGGCTGCAGGAACAAATGTATGGATTGCCATCACGGGATTTCTTATAACAGGGGTAGGTCTTCCTCTGCTCGGTGTCATCGCTATTGGTCTTACCGGTTCAGATGTCCAAACTTTAGGAAGCAGGATTCACCCTGTATTCGGTATTGTATTTACGATCATCCTTTACTTAGCGATTGGCCCTCTATTCGGGATTCCTAGAACAGGAACGGTGGCCTATGAAATCGGAGTTACTCCTTTTCTTTCTGAAGGGATGGCTAAGAGCGGCTTCTCTCTGGTGCTTTATACGGTGCTTTTCTTCGGTGTCACCTACTGGCTTTCTTTAAACCCAAGCAAGCTTGTAGACCGGATCGGAAAGCTGTTGACACCCGCACTGCTGGCAATTCTTGCTTTATTAGCGATTAAGACAATTGCCACGCCAATGGGATCACCCAAGACTCCTCAGGCTGCTTACGAGAACGGCCCGTTTTTCAAAGGTTTCTTGGATGGGTACTTGACTATGGATACCCTTGCCGCACTCGTCTTCGGGATTGTGGTCATTAACGCAGTAAGAGATAAGGGTGTTACCAGCAGCAAAGCCATTACGAAGGTCTGCATCCAGGCGGGGCTTATTGCTGCGGCAGGATTGGCGATCGTCTACTTGTCCCTTGGCTATCTCGGAGCAACCAGCGTTGATGCGATTGGGTACAAGGACAATGGAGGACTTATATTGTCCCAGGCAGCGAATGTTCTGTTCGGGTCTTTAGGAAACATCGTATTGACCCTTGCCATCACTTTTGCCTGTCTGACAACGAGCGTCGGACTAGTCTCTGCATGCGGTCAATATTTTTCGAAAATTCTACCAAAACTATCGTATAAGATAATCGTATTCATTCTTACGGTATTTTCGGCGGTCATTGCGAATTTCGGCTTAACCCAGCTGATTACGTTTTCTGTGCCGCTTCTTACCGCTATTTATCCTCTGGCCATTGTGCTTATCCTGCTTTCGTTTATAGACCGGATCTTCAGCAGAGCTCCAGAGGTTTATGCATGCAGTCTATTATTTACCGGTGCTGTAAGCATAATAGACGGGCTCAAAGCAGCAAAAATTGCCCCGGGCGGTCTGATTGAATTTTTCGGAACGTTTATCCCTTTATTTAATCAGGGTATCGGATGGCTTGTACCGGCTGTGGCAGGAGCTGTCATCGGATATGCCATTGCCCTTATCCGCAGACCTCATTTAAAAACAAAGGGGAGTCATTAATTAAATAAAACCCGGCTTAGAACCAGCCTAATAAACCAAGGCGGCTGCCCGGTAAGTCCGAGTTTGTACTCTTTTCTACAGTTCATTCGTTTAGGTGATTTCCGCTGCAGGCACTCGCTTTCCGCTTCAATCAACAGGGTTTAAAAAATTATCAACATGCTTTAACATAGCGAATAAAAAAACCGAACGATTATTTGAAACTCTGGTATAGAGCTTCGTAATCGTTCGGTTTTATTGTTTTTCATGCTTTTTCAAAGAAATATTCGGCTTAAGGACAACCATTTTAGTTATGTCCCAGCCTCTTTATTTTCTCTAATCAGGGCTTTTCACACCGCTTTTTTTATTTGTTTTTCAACTCTTCCAAATCTTCCTCAACAAGCATACCAATTTTTTCAAACGAACCTGGTTCCACTGTTTCGATGGCTGTTGCTGCTTTTTTTAATGAGCTTTCATACTCATAATGTCTGAACAGCTTCTCCGCCTCGTTCAGTTCTTTTGAAAGGTTATCATTGCGGCTTCTGAAACGGTTCCCGTATTGAATGATTTTTTCTACATAATAAACCTGTTCAATCATGTCTTCGGTTTGTTCATGAACCTTTGCTGAAGCAGCAACGGCATCTTCCAGAAGAATATTAACGGCTACCATATCAAGAGGGATTTCATCCAATTTTTCCGATACGTGGACAATGGTCCTCTGAGCTTCTCTCAGAAGATCCGTATATTGTGCCGGCAATCCCGGAACATTGCTTTTGCTTATGAGTCTCGCTGAATCATTAAGCAGCCTTCTTGCTTCTGTCAGCTGTTCACGTGCCGCCCGTTCCTCTTTTCGGAGGGCATGAAGCATTTCCCTGTATTCAGCATGCTCCGCCTTGACTTCAGCTGTCTGCCTCTCCAGTTCAGTCAGTTCTTCTTTCAGCAGGGAATACGCAATTTTTTCGTTCGCCATTCGATCCTGAATATGATAAAACCGCTTTTGAAGAGCCGCTACCTGTTTATCGATGCTGCGAAGTCTTGATGTATCTTCTTCACTCAAATGGTAGCTTTTCTTAACTGTATCTGTTTCCTCTTTTGAAACAAGCTTAGCCGCTACAAGCTCATGAAGAGCTCCTTCTGTCTTCGCTGTTTCTGTCAGCACATAATGATTAGCATGTACTTCTTTCTCAAGCAAATCGTACATCGTTTCAATGGAGTCATGAATCTCCTGTAAGCTCTCACTGATTCCCTCAAGATCGAGTTCCCTGATTTTCTCCTGAAAAATAACCAGTGTGTCAGAAATCCGCTCTGTCTCGCTTTGAATCTGGATGTGATCCAATACATAACCCTGCTCTGACATTTCCTTATATCCATCTCTTATTTCTGCCAGCTGATTCGGAATTCCTGTCTGACAGTCTGAGAGCATAGCCGGAATCGCTTCAATCTTTTCTCCCAAATCGATCAGGATCTCATTTTGCTTGATTAGAATATCTCTTGCTGCCAAATAATTCCCGGCATCAGTTTCTGCTTCGAACCGCTTCAATTCCTCGTACACTTCATACAGTTCTGCCTCAAGCTTTGCATGCGCACTTCCAAATGTATGGCTATGAGCCAGCAAGGTCTTCTTCGCTTTTTTAAATTTCTCTTTCACATCTTCAATTTCGCTGCTGTTTCGCTCTTCACTCGTTACAAGCTCATAGATTTCTTCAATGATCTGCTCAATGTTCTGGTCTGCAGCATCAAGCATCCTTTCAATATGAACAAGTACTTCTCTCGATTTCTTGAAGCGGTATTTATCTGCATGGTCTTCCGCATCGAACAAAAGCTCTTCTACCTCAGGAAGCTGGGCCGTAATAATTTCGTCCCACTCCTGTCTCCATTTTTCAAACAACTCTTCAGCTTGTCCGGTCATTTTAAGCTCTTTGACTCTGGACATCTCATCCGCAAGCGAACGATTCATAATTTCTATTTTCCTTGCTTCAAGCCGGTCAACTTCGCGGTATATATTTTTTCTGATAAAATAACCGGCTGCGAAGAAAAGGACAAGCGCTGCCAGTAAACCAATAACGACTTCCATAATGGGCCCCCTTGCTGTATATAAGAAAAAGCACAAGCCATGTATAGCCCTGCGAGCTGCTCCCGGCTTACAGAGTAACCAGCCTGCTGCGTGTCCGATACCGGCCCCCTGCATCTGAAACAGGTGCTGCCAGAACCGCTGCTTTACAGTTTTCGCCATAATCAAAACGCCGTGCCGGATGCAAGCTTCCGTTTTCCCGGCACCGGCAGCATGATTTCATTTCATCATCACGTGCACATTTTATGTATAACTATTGCAAAAGTTATGTGATTTCAATGTTTTTATGATACCATGTTAACGATAATTTTTGACCAGTTTTTTTAATTTTTTACATCCCATTATCCGCTTTATATCAAGGGGGGAAGGATTTTGTTAAAAAGAGACGGACATATTCATACTCCATTTTGTCCTCACGGCTCCCCGGACAGCCTTAAAAGCTATGCCGAAAGAGCCATTTCGCTTGGTTTTAAAGAGATTTCGTTTACAGAGCACGCTCCTCTTCCGGAGGGATTTTCCGATCCTGTCCCCGAGAAGGACAGTGCTTTGCCGATCGGGCAGCTGGAACCCTATATATATGCGATTCAAGACGTAAAAAAAGCCTATTCAAAGGAAATCAAAATTAACTTGGGGTTTGAAGTAGATTTTATCGAAGGCTTTGAAGCTGCAACGTCCGCATTTCTGAACGATTATGGAGAAACAATGGATGATTCGATTCTTTCCGTCCATTTCCTGCGGAAGCACGGGTCCTATTATTGTCTCGATTACAGCGAAGAAGGTTTTGAAGAAATTTGCCGGGCTGCAGGGTCCATCGAAGACACCTATCATCTTTATTACCGGACTGTAGAAAAGTCCATTCTTGCCGATTTGGGAATCTGGAAGCCAAAACGGATCGGACATATCACCCTCGCACATAAATTCCAGAAACTATTTCCTGCACCCGCTCAGGATCTCGAACAAATCAGAAGCCTGCTTGATTTAATAAAATCGGGAGGCTATGAACTGGACTACAATACGGCGGGACTTAGAAAAAAACATTGCCAAAATGCCTATCCATATGACAGCGCTGCAAGGCTCGCCATTGAAAAAGGCATTCCGCTCGTCTTTGGATCTGATGCCCATATCGCTTCAGATACCGGAGCCGATTATTCTTTCTATGAAAAATTAATTACAGGATAACCTCTCTTTTCGGAGTCAGCATAGAAATCATCCAGCTCTCAAGCTCATGGAAATACTGTTTTACAAAGTAATCTTCATGAGGCTGAAGGTAAAGAACTTCAGCAATGTACTGGGGCTGAAGAAAAGGCATCGTCAGCATCCCTTTCAGCTGGACGATGAAATGTCCAATCGGAATCTTGTTCAAACTGCCGTCTCTCATTCCCTCTTCCAGCAGGGAACTTAGCAGAAACTTTTCTTTCAGCATATACGTACTCATTACCTCCCGGATAAGCATCGTATCAAGGGTAATTTCCCGGTAAACAAACCGGGTTAATTGACGCCGTTCATGCTGGTAGCTTAAAATGTTTAAAACCAAGTGTATCAGCCTGCTTACCGCACTTTTATCAAGATCAGCGAGAATGGCTCCGTCCATGGCGCTTAAATATCCTTCATAAAAATCAGAGACAAGATATTCCATCAAGCCGGTTTTGCCATTGAAGTAGTAGGAAATGTGAGCTACATTTACGCCTGCCTTTTTGGCAATGGCCCTGACGGAAGTTCCAGTGAATCCATTTGTATTGAACAGAGAAACGGCTGATTGAATAATTTTTTCCTTTGTCACATTAAAGGTTTCCTGTTTCATCCGGCTCACTCCTTGGATTCTTTCCTACTTCTTTCCATAAAGGCGGAGAGAATCCTTTATGATTTTCTCGACAAACTTCCTTTTACGGGGAGTTCTGCTCGTTAGATTTAAATGAAAGAAGGAGATAAAACATGTTTCATGTCGAAAAGTACTCAAATAACACGAAAGAAAATTACGAACTTGTTATCAAACAGCTGAAGGCTTTGCTTGAAGGCGAACCCGATCAAATAGCAAATTTTTCTAACGCTTCCGCTTTGCTTAATCAGTTTCTAACAGAGGTTAACTGGGTCGGCTTCTATTTAATGAAAGACGGAGAACTTGTCCTCGGCCCATTCCAGGGACTGCCTGCCTGTGTCAGAATCCCAGTGGGGAAAGGCGTCTGCGGAACGGCTGCAGCCACAGGAGAAACCCAGCTCGTGGAAGACGTCCATCAATTCCCTGGTCACATCGCCTGTGATGGCGCGACCAATTCGGAAATCGTCATCCCTTTAATTAAAAATGGAGAAGTGATCGGTGTACTCGATATCGACAGTCCCATTAAAAATCGTTTTACTGAATTGGACAAAGAATACCTTGAAGGGTTCACAGAAGCACTTCTTCCGTTTATTTAACGGACGGGACCAGGAAGACAGCCAGGTTAAAAAAGCCGCCGGCTGCACGATTAAGCCATTTCAATTGCCGCAGCGAGCTATTCATATGCAACGGACGGAAAACTTGTTGCCATAGGCTGGTACAAAAGGTTTCCCGCGAATAAAAAAACCGAACGATTATTTGAAACTCTGGTATAGAGCTTCGTAATCGTTCGGTTTTATTGTTTTTCATGCTTTTTTCATAAGAGATATTCGGCTTAAGGACTACAACTTAGTTATGTGCCAGTCTCTTTTATCTTTCTTATTTCCTGTAAAAGTCCGTTGCATCAATTGCTTTTGTATTATTCCATTTCACAGTTGTCCTGAACGACTACTTGATCCTTTCCATTGCTTTTCGCTTTGTACAAGGCTCTGTCCGCTCTTATAAACAGCTGTTTGGGTGTATCTTCCCGTTCTGCATCCCACCAGGAAATTCCGCACGATACCGTAATGGAAGGAGAGGTAATTTTCCTTACACGTTCCACCAGACGATTCGCCACGGCAATGCCAGACTCCACCTCTATCTGAGGAAGGTAAACAGCCAGTTCTTCTCCGCCCCACCTTGCTCCTACATCGTGTTCCCTCACATTGCTTTTAATAATGTTCCCTACTTGAATAAGTACCTCATCACCAGTCTGATGGCCATACGTGTCATTGATTTTTTTAAAATTATCAATGTCAATTAACAGGAAAACACCATTTCTTTCCTGACTCATGGATTGGCGTATCCGCTCGTTTAAATAGTTTCTTGAAAACAGCTTTGTCAGATTGTCTGTCTTTACAAGCGCTTCCAGCTCTTCCCGGAGCATTGAGTTGGTCAGGGCAAGGGTAGAATGATGAATGAGCGACTGCAGCAGCTTAAATGTGTCAAAGGTAAAATGATAAGGTGATTCATGAACCGCGATTGCAAATCCTTTCACCTGTTCATTTTCCATCATCGGTACAGCCATCAGACACCGGTAGATACCAGGCAGATTCAGGGCAGACAAATTCCCGATAAAAATCCCCTCTTTTTCATTCTCGATTTTTGACAGAACGAAAGTAAGGTAGGATTCGGATTCAGACGTGATAAAAAATCCGGTGCTTCCCGGCAAAAGCTGATACTGCCCGGAAGAGCCCCGATAAAAGAAACCTGCTTCTTTTGCATTAAACGAATGGATAATCCGTTCGGACAAAAACTTCATCGTCTCTTTGAGCGGCAGGTTCTTATTTAACTGATGAGAGGTTTCATTAATGAGCCGGAGGTCTTCGATCAGCTTTCTTGACTGCTGGTAAAGCTGGGCATTTTCCATCGCATTGCCGGCAGCGTTTGCAAGCATCATAATAAATTTAATTTCCGATTCCTTCAGCGGGCTGATTTTATCAGAAATGATCTCCAGTACTCCATAAACTCCCTGGCGTCCTTTTAGCGGAACGTAAACATGCAGTTTTTCAGCGGAGGTCCTGTCCATTTTAATCGTACCGGTTAAAAAAGCCTCCATCGCACTGTCCGCTGATCCTTTTTCATCGAAATACAAATCTTTGGTGGGCAATTGAAGCTGACTTTCATTGTCATGGGATAAAAACAAATAAAATATATAGGAGGAATACATACTCTGAAGAACTTCTATCAGTTCAAATAGAACCTGATCCTTATCCATTGAAGAATGAAACCGCTCTGTCACTTCATACAGACGGGTATGCTTCTGGGAATTCGTCATATTCATTTCGGTTTCTCTGCAGTAAAAAAGAAATTCCGTACAGGCTGTGCTGATTAAAGTCCGTTCATTTCTGTCAAGCAAATCAGATCCGGCCATCTCTAAAACAGCGAACCACTCTTTACCCGGTTCCCCAATCAAAATTCTGCACTGGTTCGTTCTGCTGGTAAAACCATTTTCAAATAATTCATTCCCTTCTTCAGCAGAAGAATAGGAAGGATGCGCTGATCCTGTGCTCGCTGTAAAATATGGGAGCAAA is a window encoding:
- the thiI gene encoding tRNA uracil 4-sulfurtransferase ThiI encodes the protein MQFEHILVRFGEISTKGKNRSKFVDRLRRNMKEVLKDFPALRFQSNRDRIFVKLNGEPHQEISSRLTKIFGIHSFSLAAKCESEVEEIKQTALEAIKSVFKPGDTFKISARRADKTFSVPSDVLNGVIGGYILSNTEGLTVNVKNPDHEIKVEVRAEGTYIMFQDTFGPGGLPAGISGKAMLMLSGGLDSPVAAYMTMKKGVELEAVHFFSPPYTSERAKQKVVDLVEQLSMYGGKIKLHIVPFTAIQEQIQQQVPENYTMTSTRRMMLRITDQLRVKNSGLAIVTGESLGQVASQTLESMYAINDVTSTPVIRPLISYDKPEIIKMAKEIGTYEISIRPYEDCCTIFSPSAPKTRPKLDKANRYESFVDFESLTEAAVEKTETILFDQKRMEEDADLNSLL
- a CDS encoding cysteine desulfurase family protein; amino-acid sequence: MLYLDNSATTEPYPEVMESYIKITKEFFANPSSLHKLGSQAEHLLRQARKQTANLLHVREEEIVFTSGGTEANNLAIKGTAFSKKQRGKHIITSAVEHPSVMESCLQLEKDFGFQLTILPVDENGRVSPEQLKRELKEDTILVSIMHVNNEVGTIQPIQEIANILKDYPNVTFHTDHVQGAAKVPLDLSHPGIDLCTLSAHKFHGLKGTGILFIKKGLRLTPLLSGGDQENQLRSGTESVAGIAAAAKALRMSMEDFRKHGPAVEETKRQILNRLREINGVEINTPLEQSAPHIIHFSVPGIKSEVLVHMLEEKDIFVSTTSACSSRKSLPSPTLLAMNKSKDAALSGIRISLAMNTDDSKLEKLFASLEQAIPYIMKMKR
- the brnQ gene encoding branched-chain amino acid transport system II carrier protein, with product MKQGLSSKETFVVGLMLFALFFGGGNMIFPPSLGQAAGTNVWIAITGFLITGVGLPLLGVIAIGLTGSDVQTLGSRIHPVFGIVFTIILYLAIGPLFGIPRTGTVAYEIGVTPFLSEGMAKSGFSLVLYTVLFFGVTYWLSLNPSKLVDRIGKLLTPALLAILALLAIKTIATPMGSPKTPQAAYENGPFFKGFLDGYLTMDTLAALVFGIVVINAVRDKGVTSSKAITKVCIQAGLIAAAGLAIVYLSLGYLGATSVDAIGYKDNGGLILSQAANVLFGSLGNIVLTLAITFACLTTSVGLVSACGQYFSKILPKLSYKIIVFILTVFSAVIANFGLTQLITFSVPLLTAIYPLAIVLILLSFIDRIFSRAPEVYACSLLFTGAVSIIDGLKAAKIAPGGLIEFFGTFIPLFNQGIGWLVPAVAGAVIGYAIALIRRPHLKTKGSH
- the ezrA gene encoding septation ring formation regulator EzrA, producing MEVVIGLLAALVLFFAAGYFIRKNIYREVDRLEARKIEIMNRSLADEMSRVKELKMTGQAEELFEKWRQEWDEIITAQLPEVEELLFDAEDHADKYRFKKSREVLVHIERMLDAADQNIEQIIEEIYELVTSEERNSSEIEDVKEKFKKAKKTLLAHSHTFGSAHAKLEAELYEVYEELKRFEAETDAGNYLAARDILIKQNEILIDLGEKIEAIPAMLSDCQTGIPNQLAEIRDGYKEMSEQGYVLDHIQIQSETERISDTLVIFQEKIRELDLEGISESLQEIHDSIETMYDLLEKEVHANHYVLTETAKTEGALHELVAAKLVSKEETDTVKKSYHLSEEDTSRLRSIDKQVAALQKRFYHIQDRMANEKIAYSLLKEELTELERQTAEVKAEHAEYREMLHALRKEERAAREQLTEARRLLNDSARLISKSNVPGLPAQYTDLLREAQRTIVHVSEKLDEIPLDMVAVNILLEDAVAASAKVHEQTEDMIEQVYYVEKIIQYGNRFRSRNDNLSKELNEAEKLFRHYEYESSLKKAATAIETVEPGSFEKIGMLVEEDLEELKNK
- the hisJ gene encoding histidinol-phosphatase HisJ; the protein is MLKRDGHIHTPFCPHGSPDSLKSYAERAISLGFKEISFTEHAPLPEGFSDPVPEKDSALPIGQLEPYIYAIQDVKKAYSKEIKINLGFEVDFIEGFEAATSAFLNDYGETMDDSILSVHFLRKHGSYYCLDYSEEGFEEICRAAGSIEDTYHLYYRTVEKSILADLGIWKPKRIGHITLAHKFQKLFPAPAQDLEQIRSLLDLIKSGGYELDYNTAGLRKKHCQNAYPYDSAARLAIEKGIPLVFGSDAHIASDTGADYSFYEKLITG
- the refZ gene encoding forespore capture DNA-binding protein RefZ encodes the protein MKQETFNVTKEKIIQSAVSLFNTNGFTGTSVRAIAKKAGVNVAHISYYFNGKTGLMEYLVSDFYEGYLSAMDGAILADLDKSAVSRLIHLVLNILSYQHERRQLTRFVYREITLDTMLIREVMSTYMLKEKFLLSSLLEEGMRDGSLNKIPIGHFIVQLKGMLTMPFLQPQYIAEVLYLQPHEDYFVKQYFHELESWMISMLTPKREVIL
- a CDS encoding GAF domain-containing protein: MFHVEKYSNNTKENYELVIKQLKALLEGEPDQIANFSNASALLNQFLTEVNWVGFYLMKDGELVLGPFQGLPACVRIPVGKGVCGTAAATGETQLVEDVHQFPGHIACDGATNSEIVIPLIKNGEVIGVLDIDSPIKNRFTELDKEYLEGFTEALLPFI
- a CDS encoding diguanylate cyclase; translated protein: MQEIVSKAASLNGRFFAYLYNERADHSIEKATRWLAFELKSLFHAEQVSISCYYSANVPLLPYFTASTGSAHPSYSSAEEGNELFENGFTSRTNQCRILIGEPGKEWFAVLEMAGSDLLDRNERTLISTACTEFLFYCRETEMNMTNSQKHTRLYEVTERFHSSMDKDQVLFELIEVLQSMYSSYIFYLFLSHDNESQLQLPTKDLYFDEKGSADSAMEAFLTGTIKMDRTSAEKLHVYVPLKGRQGVYGVLEIISDKISPLKESEIKFIMMLANAAGNAMENAQLYQQSRKLIEDLRLINETSHQLNKNLPLKETMKFLSERIIHSFNAKEAGFFYRGSSGQYQLLPGSTGFFITSESESYLTFVLSKIENEKEGIFIGNLSALNLPGIYRCLMAVPMMENEQVKGFAIAVHESPYHFTFDTFKLLQSLIHHSTLALTNSMLREELEALVKTDNLTKLFSRNYLNERIRQSMSQERNGVFLLIDIDNFKKINDTYGHQTGDEVLIQVGNIIKSNVREHDVGARWGGEELAVYLPQIEVESGIAVANRLVERVRKITSPSITVSCGISWWDAEREDTPKQLFIRADRALYKAKSNGKDQVVVQDNCEME